The Streptomyces cathayae DNA segment GTACGCGCGAGAGCGGGCGAACTCACAAAAGTTCGCCCGCTCTTCGGCGCGGGGTCGGCCGGCCGGGGGTCAGGCCTTGAGGGCCTTGTCGATCGCCGCGGTGAACTCGGGGGCCGTCATGGGCGCGTTCTGCCCGTCCGCCCCGGTGAGCTTCTTGCCGTCCATCATCAGCGTCGGGGTGCCCTTGACGTCGCTGTCGTCGAACTTCTTGGACATCTCCAGCGCCCACCTGTCGTAGGTGCCGTTCTCCACGGCCGTCTGGAACTTCTTGTTGTCCTTCAGTTCCTCGACGGAGTTCGCCACCTTGATCAGGTAGGAGTCGTCCTTGAACGTGTCCTGGCTCTCCGCGGGGTGGAACTCGGCCGAGTAGAGCGCGGCCTTGTAGGCGAGGAACGCCTCGGGGCTGACGTTCAGCGCGGCGCCCATGGCGCTCAGGGCGTTCTTGGAGCCCTCGCCGGTCAGGTTGCGGTCCAGGAACGAGGCGCCGATGAACTGGACCTTGTACTTGCCGTCCGCGACGTCCTTCTGGATCGTCTCACCGACGCCCTGCTCGAACGTGGCGCAGATCGGGCAGCGCGGGTCCTCGTACAGCTCCAGGGTCTTCTTCGCGTCGGCCTTGCCGACGACGACGGTCGTGCCGTTCTCGCCGCTGCTGTTGGCCGGCTTGACGAGCTTGGCGTCCTCCGCGGCCTCCCACGCGCTGGGCTGGTTGGCCTGGACGATGAGGTAGCCGGCGCCGCCGGCTATCGCCAGGACGCCGACGATCGAGCCGGCGACGATGAGCTGGCGCTTGACCTTGGCCTTCTTGGCCTCGCGCTCGCGCTCGACGCGCAGACGCTCACGGGCCGCCGTCTTCGCCGACTGGCTGTTCCGCTTGCTCATGGTGATGCTCTCCACGGGGGGACGCGCACAGTGTTGTGCGGGATGTGTACGGGGGGACTGCAGATGCTCGGACTCGGGCCGCCGACGCCGGGGCGGAGGGTCGCCTCAGCCTCAGCCTCAGACGCCTCAGCCTCAGACGCCTCAGGCGAAGGCGGCGGAGCGCGGCGGTCCGCGTCGTCCCAGGGAGTGCACGAGGAACCGGTCCACGGCCGTGGTGGTCCGGAGGGCCGGGCGATGCGGCCGACGGGCCTTCGGGGCCCGGTGCACGGTCACCGCGGCGACCGCCAGCAGCAGCGGCCGGAACGTGTTCGCCGCCATCGCGCCCAGCAACTGGGCCAGCGCGCGCTCGCCGCGGTACAGCCAGGCGGCGGCCAGCAGGCCGACGCCGATGTGCGCGCCGAGCAGCAGCCAGGCGGTGGCGGGACCGGCCTGGGCGAACAGGCCCACGAACCGGTCACCGCCGTCGGCCGCGGTGCCGGCCACCCGGGCCAGCGGGGTGCCCACACTGCCGCCGTCGCCGCACAGGAGGTCGAGGCCGACCGAGCGCAGCGGGCCCGCGACCGGGCCGCCCATCCGTCCGTAACAGAGGTGCTGCCCGGTGGTGAACACGGTGTCGGCGGCGAGCTCCAGCGGGATCAGCAGGGCGGCGATCCGCCCGAAGGAGCCCTCCCGGCCCGCGAGCGCGTAGGCCAGGACGAACACGGCGGCGGCGATCACCGCCACCGTGTTCAGCGGCAGCGGGGCCCCGGACAGCAGCACGTGCGACGCGGCGCTGAGGGTCACGACCATGGTCGTGAACAGCGCCGCGCGCACGGCTCTGAGCGGGGCTCCGGGTATGTCCATGATGGGAACGAGTGTGTCACGTGCTCCGGTAAGGGATCCCTAAAGGGGTCCTGTGGACTGTGTCTCCCCGGCGGGCTGTGCCTCCCCGGGCGGGAGGAAGGTCACAGGCCCGGGATCCTGCCGTTGCGGAACAGGTCCAGGAAGATCTGGTGGTCACGGCGCGCGCGTGCGCCGTAGGTGTGCGCGAAATCGACCAGCAGGGGCTCCAGCCCGTCCTCGTCGGCCGCGATCGCCGCGTCGATGGCGCGCTCGGTGGAGAACGGCACCAGGGACTCGCCGGAGGTGTCGTCCGCGGCCGCGTGCATCGTGGCCGTGGCCCGGCCGAGGTCGGCGACGACCTGGGCCATCTCCTCCGGCTCGTCGATGTCGCCCCAGTCCAGGTCCACGGCGTACGGCGAGACCTCGGCGACCAGCTGCCCCGCGCCGTCCAGCTCGGTCCAGCCCAGCCACGGGTCGGCGTGCGCCTGCAGGGCGCGCTGGGAGATCACCGTGCGGTGGCCCTCGTGCCGGAAGTAGTCCCGGATCGCCTGATCGGTGATGTGCCGGGAGACGGCCGGGGTCTGGGCCTGCTTGATGTAGATCACGACGTCGTTCTCCAGGGCGTCGCTGTGCCCCTCCAGCAGGATGTTGTACGACGGCAGCCCGGCCGAGCCGATGCCGATGCCGCGGCGGCCCACGACGTCCTTCACCCGGTAGGAGTCCGGGCGGGCCAGCGAGGCGTCCGGCAGCGTCTCCAGGTAGCCGTCGAAGGCGGCGAGGACCTTGTAGCGGGTGGCGGCGTCGAGCTCGACCGCGCCGCCGCCGGAGGCGAAGCGGCGCTCGAAGTCACGGATGACGGTCATCGAGTCCAGCAGCCCGAAACGGGTCAGCGAACGGGCGTCGCGCAGCGCGTCGAGCAGCGGCCCCTGCGCGGTGTCCAGCGTGAACGGCGGCACCTCGTCGCTCTTCGCCCCGGTCGCCAGCGCGTGGACGCGCTCCCGGTACGCGGCCGTGTAGATCCGCACCAGCTCGGTGATCTGCTCGTCGCTGAGCGCCTTCGCGTACCCGATCAGCGCCATGGAGGCGGCGAAGCGCTTGAGGTCCCAGGTGAAGGGGCCGACGTAGGCCTCGTCGAAGTCGTTGACGTTGAAGACCAGGCGGCCGTTGGAGTCCATGTACGTGCCGAAGTTCTCCGCGTGCAGATCGCCGTGGATCCACACCCGGGACGTCCGTTCGTCCAGGTACGGTCCGCCCCGCTTCTCCGCGTTCTGATCATGGTAGAAGAGGCACGCCGTGCCCCGGTAGAACGCGAACGCCGAGGCCGCCATCTTCCGGAACTTCACGCGGAACGCGGCCGGGTCGGCGGCCAGGAGTTCGCCGAAGGCGGTGTCGAGAACGGCGAGGATCTCCTCGCCGCGGTGCTCGTCGTCGAGCTGCGGGACCGACATCGCTGAGTGCCTCCTGGTGCGGGACGTCCGGGAACGGCTGATCCGTCCCCTGCCTAACGCGCGGCGCGTCACGGGAGTGCCCGCGCCACTCGCCAGAAGGTACGACGGCGGAGCCTGTAGGTGTCAGTGCCGGAGCATAGACTTCGACGTTGATTACCGGAGAGCCCACCTGCCCGTCACTCACTGCCCACCCGTCACCCGACCACCGCCCCTCAACGAGGCGCTCCGCGCCACAGCAATCATCCTTGGAGGCCGTACCGTGCCGAAGTCGCCCTTCACGCACCTGCACGTCCACACCCAGTACTCGCTGCTGGACGGTGCCGCGCGGCTGACGGACATGTTCAACGCCTGCAACGAGATGGGCATGAGCCACATCGCCATGTCCGACCACGGCAACCTGCACGGCGCGTACGACTTCTTCCACAGTGCGCAGAAGGCCGGAGTCACCCCGATCATCGGGATCGAGGCGTATGTCGCGCCCGAGTCGCGGCGCACCAAGCGCAAGGTCCAGTGGGGCCAGCCGCACCAGAAGCGGGACGACGTCTCCGGTTCCGGCGGTTACACCCACAAGACCATCTGGGCGGTCGACAGCACGGGCCTGCACAACCTCTTCCGGCTCTCCTCCGACGCGTACGCCGAGGGCTGGCTGCAGAAGTGGCCCCGGATGGACAAGGAAAGCATCGCCCAGTGGTCCACCGGGCTCGTCGCCTCCACCGGCTGCCCCTCCGGTGAGGTCCAGACCCGGCTGCGCCTCGGCCACTTCGACGAGGCGGTCAAGGCGGCCGCCGAGTACCAGGACATCTTCGGCAAGGACCGGTACTTCCTGGAGCTGATGGACCACGGCATCGACATCGAGCACCGGGTCCGCGACGGCCTCCTGGAGATCGGCAAGAAGCTCGGCATCCCGCCCCTGGTCACCAACGACTCGCACTACACGTACGCGCACGAGGCGACCGCCCACGACGCGCTGCTGTGCATCCAGACCGGCAAGAACCTCTCCGACCCCGACCGCTTCAGGTTCGACGGCACCGGCTACTACCTCAAGTCCACCGAGGAGATGTACGCCATCGACTCCTCGGACGCCTGGCAGCAGGGCTGCGACAACACCAGGCTGATCGCCGAGATGGTCGACACCACGGGCATGTTCGAGAAGCGCGACCTGATGCCCAAGTTCGACATTCCGGAGGGGTACACCGAGGTCAGCTGGTTCCGCGAGGAGACCCTGCGCGGCATGCACCGCCGCTTCCCGGGCGGCATCCCGGACGACCGCATGAAGCAGGTCGAGTACGAGATGGACACCATCATCTCGATGGGCTTCCCCGGGTACTTCCTCGTCGTCGCCGACTTCATCATGTGGGCCAAGAAGCAGGGCATCGCGGTCGGCCCCGGCCGTGGCTCCGCCGCCGGCTCGATCGTCGCCTACGCCCTCGGCATCACCGACCTCGACCCGATCCCGCACGGCCTGATCTTCGAGCGGTTCCTCAACCCCGAGCGCGTCTCCATGCCCGACGTCGACATCGACTTCGACGAGCGCAGGCGCGTCGAGGTGATCCGGTACGTGACGGAGAAGTACGGCGCCGACAAGGTCGCCATGATCGGCACCTACGGCAAGATCAAGGCGAAGAACGCCATCAAGGACTCCGCGCGCGTGCTGGGCTACCCGTACGCCATGGGCGACCGGCTCACCAAGGCCATGCCCGCCGACGTCCTGGGCAAGGGCATCGACCTCGACGGCATCACCAACCCCTCGCACCCGCGGTACAACGAAGCGGGCGAGATCCGGTCGATGTACGAGAACGAGCCGGACGTGAAGAAGGTCATCGACACCGCCAAGGGCGTCGAGGGCCTGGTCCGGCAGATGGGCGTGCACGCGGCCGGCGTGATCATGTCCAGCGAGCCGATCGTCGACCACGCCCCGCTCTGGACGCGGCACACCGACGGCGTGACCATCACACAGTGGGACTACCCCCAGTGCGAGTCGCTCGGGCTCCTGAAGATGGACTTCCTGGGCCTGCGCAACCTCACCATCATGGACGACGCCATCAAGATGGTGAAGGCCAACAAGGGTATCGACCTGGAGATGCTCGCCCTCCCGCTGGACGACCCCAAGACCTTCGAACTGCTCTGCCGCGGTGACACCCTCGGCGTCTTCCAGTTCGACGGCGGCCCGATGCGCTCGCTGCTCCGCCAGATGCAGCCCGACAACTTCGAGGACATCTCCGCCGTCTCGGCCCTCTACCGGCCGGGCCCGATGGGCATGAACTCGCACATCAACTACGCGGAGCGCAAGAACGGCCGCCAGGAGATCACACCGATCCACAAGGAACTGGAGGAGCCGCTCCAGGAGGTGCTGTCGGTCACCTACGGCCTGATCGTCTACCAGGAGCAGGTGCAGAAGGCCGCCCAGATCATCGCGGGCTACTCGCTCGGCGAGGCCGACATCCTCCGCCGCGTGATGGGCAAGAAGAAGCCCGAGGAACTGGCGAAGAACTTCGTCCTCTTCCAGGCGGGCGCCCGTAAGAACAACTACAGCGACGAGGCGATCCAGGCCCTGTGGGACGTGCTGGTCCCCTTCGCCGGCTACGCGTTCAACAAGGCCCACTCCGCCGCGTACGGCCTGGTGTCGTACTGGACCGGGTACCTCAAGGCGAACTACCCGGCCGAGTACATGGCCGCGCTGCTCACCTCGGTCAAGGACGACAAGGACAAGTCGGCCGTCTACCTCAACGAGTGCCGTCGCATGGGCATCAAGGTGCTCCCGCCGAACGTCAACGAGTCCGAGTCGAACTTCGCCGCGCAGGGCGACGAGGTGATCCTCTTCGGCCTCTCCGCGGTCCGCAACGTCGGCACCAACGTCGTCGAGTCGATCATCAAGAGCCGCAAGGCCAAGGGGAAGTACGCCTCCTTCCCGGACTACCTCGACAAGGTCGAGGCGGTCGTCTGCAACAAGCGGACCACGGAGTCGCTGATCAAGGCGGGCGCCTTCGACTCCATGGGGCACACCCGCAAGGGCCTCACCGCCCACTACGAGCCGATGATCGACAACGTGGTCGCGGTCAAGCGCAAGGAGGCCGAGGGACAGTTCGACCTCTTCGGAGGCATGGGCGAGCAGGAGACCAGCGAGCCCGGCTTCGGCCTCGACATCACCTTCACCGACGACGAGTGGGACAAGACCTACCTGCTCGCGCAGGAGCGGGAGATGCTCGGCCTGTACGTCTCCGACCACCCGCTCTTCGGACTGGAGCACGTCCTGTCCGACAAGGCCGACGCGGGCATCTCCCAGCTCACCGGCGGTGACTTCGGCGACGGCGCGGTGGTCACCATCGGCGGCATCATCTCGGGCCTCCAGCGCAAGATGACCAAGCAGGGCAACGCCTGGGCGATCGCCACCGTGGAGGACCTCGCCGGTTCCCTCGAGTGCATGTTCTTCCCCGCGACCTACCAGCTCGTCTCGACCCAACTCGTCGAGGACGCCGTGGTGTTCGTCAAGGGCAGGCTCGACAAGCGCGAGGACGTGCCGCGCCTGGTCGCCATGGAACTCCAGGTGCCCGACCTGTCCAACGCGGGCACCAACGCGCCCGTCGTGCTCACCATCCCGGCCACCAGGGTCACCCCGCCGATGGTCAGCCGCCTCGGCGAGATCCTCGGCCACCACAAGGGCGACAGCGAGGTCCGCATCAGGCTCCAGGGGCCGACGAAGACGACGGTGCTGCGCCTGGACCGGCACCGGGTCAAGCCGGACCCCGCCCTGTTCGGCGACCTCAAGGTCCTCCTCGGCCCGTCCTGCCTGGCGGGCTAGTAGCCCGAGGGGCCCCGAGGGACGGTGCGCGCCGGGTCCGGTCGGCCGGCGTGGGGGAAGAGACGCCCACGACGTAAGAGGGGGTGCGCCCGGTGACGGGCGCACCCCTCTGCAGGTACCGTGCGCGGGGCGCTCAACGGCGCCTCACGCAGGTGTCAGTTGTGGCCGAAGCGCTTCTGCCGGCCCTTGCGGGCGACGTCGCCGGGAGTGATCTGCGGGCCGTGCTGCTCGGTCTGCGGCTCCGCAGCGGCCGGCTGTGTCGCCTGCTGGGAGCGCCCGGTCGGCTGCTGCTTCCGTTCACGGTTCTTGTTCTTGGCCATGGTGATGCCTCCTGTGGGGGATCTAGGGGCCAGGGCCGGGACCAGACTCACATAGCCGAATGATGGTCGCATGTCGGACAATTACCGTGTGTGACAGGGTGAGTGGGCGAAGGAAGTGTGGAAACGCCACGCCGAAGATCGAGTTCGGGCCGTTAACCCCGGCACGGTCGGGCAGACTCGAAGCAAGCCCGAAGCAAACCTCCCGGAAAGAGGGTGGATCGCGTGGACCGCTGCATCGTCCTGGTGGACGCCGGGTATCTGCTGGGGGCCGCCGCCAGTCTCCTCGCCGGGGAGCCCTCGCGGTCCCGCATCACCGTCGATCACGCCGCCCTCATCCAGGGGCTGCGCGACCGTGCCGAGTCCGACACGAGTCAGCCCCTGCTGCGGATCTACTGGTTCGACGGCGCCCCCGACCGCGTGCCGCAGCCCGAGCACCGCCGGCTGCGGGTGATGCCCAGGGTGACCGTCCGGCTCGGAGCCCTCACGCGCAGTGACGGCCGTTGGGCGCAGAAGGGCGTGGACGCCGCCATGCACGCCGAGTTGACCGAGCTGGCCCGCAACCGCGCCTGTTCCGACATCGTCCTGGTCACCGGCGACGGCGACCTGCTGCCCGGCATGATGGCGGCCAAGGAGCACGGTGTCGCCGTCCACCTGTGGGCCGTACAGGCCGCCGACGGCGACTACAACCAGTCCGAGGACCTGGTCGCCGAGGCCGACGAACGCCGGGTGCTGGACCGTGCGTGGATCACCAAGGCGGTGCGGGCCAAGGACTTCTCCGGGGTGTGCGCCCCGCCGCCCCCCGCCCGTCCCGACATCGCGGCGATCCTCTCCGCCCCGCTGCCGGAGTCCGCGCCGGCCGCCGAGCAGGCCGAGCAGGAACCCCCGCACCCGGGCGGCGCCGGACACAACGGCACCGGCGAGCGGTCGCCCGCCACCAAGGGCGTACCCACCCCCAAGGACCTGGCGGCCCTCCGCGGCCCCAGTGCCCCGCACCCCCAGCAGCCGCAGTCCGCCACCCTGCGCTGGTCCTCCGACAAGGGCTGGGTCGACCGGTCCGTCACCGAGCCCGCCGACGCCGCCTCGTTGCCGACGCTCGCCCAGCTGACCTCCGCGGAGCAGCGATGGGCCGACCGTGAGGAGGACATCACCACGGTCGGCGGAGACCCCTTCGAGGTGGGACAGGTCTTCGCCCGCCGCTGGGTGGACCGGCTCGGGGACCAGAGCGGCATCCAGAAACTGTCCGCCATGTACCCCCGCATCCCGCACCGCGTCGACGGCGAGCTGCTGCGCTACGCCGCCCGCTTCGGCCTGCTCGCCCACAAGGACGACCAGATCGACGAACGCGACCGGTACGCCATCCGCGCGGGCTTCTGGCGCGAGCTGGACCTGCGCACGGGAACGGAGCGCGCCGCGGCCGCGGAGTGACCGAGGGCCCGCCCGATGCCCGTGCCACCGTGCGGGGACGGAGCTTCGCGGCGGGTTCGGCGGGTACGACGGGTCTGTTGTTCCGCCGGTGTTTTTGGGGCGGTCGGCCGACCCGGGAGCGGAACCGGGCCGCGGACCCCGTAGTCTCGTTCCTTGTGAGCACGCGCGCGGTACACGCATTCCGGCACGATGGCGACATCGTGTGCGCGGTGCGCGGGCTGACCAAGACGTATCCGGCGGCCCGCGGACGCCGCGGGGTCCCGGCGACCCCCGAGGTCCGGGCCACCGACGACGTGACGCTCGACGTCCGGCGCGGTGAGATCTTCGGACTGCTCGGGCCGAACGGGGCCGGCAAGTCCACCCTGGTGCGACAGCTCACCGGTCTGATGCGGCCCGACCACGGCAGCGTGCGGATCCTCGGCCACGACATCGTGCGCCACCCCGAGCGCGCCGCGCGGATCCTCGCCTACCTCGGGCAGGAGTCCACCGCGCTCGACGAGCTGACGGTCTCCCTCGCCGTCGAGACCACCGCGCGCCTGCGCGGCCTCGACGTGAAGCGGGCTCGTGCGGACCGCGACGCCGTCCTCGACGAACTGGAACTCACCCCGATCGCCGGACGCCCCCTGAAGAAGCTGTCCGGCGGTCAGCGCCGGCTGGCCTGCTTCGCCACCGCGCTGGTGGGGGAGCGGCCGCTGCTGGTGCTCGACGAACCCACCTCCGGGATGGACCCGGTGGCGCGGCGCGCCGTGTGGTCCGCCGTCGACCGGCGCCGGGGCGAGCACGGCACCACCGTGCTGCTGGTCACCCACAACGTCATCGAGGCCGAGACCGTCCTCGACCGGGTCGCCGTCCTGGACCGGGGCCGGGTGATCGCCTGTGACAGCCCGGCCGGGCTGAAGGAGCGGGTCGCGGGCGAGGTGCGGGTCGACCTGGTGTGGCGCGAGGCGGCCCCGCTGCACGTGCCCGAGGTGGCCGCGCTCGTGGACCGCGCCGTCGCGTCGGGCCGCCGCTGGACGCTGCGGCTCGGACCCGAGGAGGCCCGTACGGTCGTCGCCACCGTCACCGGCGGCGCCGCCTTCGCCGCGCTGGACGACTTCACGCTCGCCACGCCCAGTCTGGAGGACGTGTACCTGGCGCTGGGCGGTGCCGTGCGGCAGGGACTGGTGAAGGCGTGAGCGACGGCGGGGCGCCGAGCGCACCGGGCGCCGTGTCCGTACGGAACAGGACGACTGCCGGAGTGGATGCGAGTGGATCTCCGGCCGAACCTCCGAGGGAACCTCCGTCGGAATGGGAAGGGGAGCAGCGCGACGTGAGTGTCGTACCCGCCGATGTCCTGCCGGGCGGCGCCCCGGCCGCGGAGGAGGCCGCGCCGGAGCCGGCCGTACTCGGACCGCGGGCGCGGCTGTGGCCCGCACTGGCGGCCGTGTACCGGGCGCAGCTGTCCCGGGCGCGGGTGGCGCGGATCCCGCTGCTGTTCGTGGCGACCTTCCAGTCCGTCGGGATCATGATCCTGATGCGCGGGGTCGTGGACGGCGGCGGTGAGGCGCGGGCGGTGGTCGCTGGATCGTCCGTCCTGGTCGTCGCCTTCGTCGCGCTCAACCTGCTCGCGCAGTACTTCGGACAGCTGCGGGCCGGCGGCGGCCTCGACCACTACGCGACCCTGCCCGTCCCGCCGGCGGCGGTGGTGCTGGGGGCCGCAGGCGCCTACGCCTCGTTCACCGTGCCGGGGACCGTGGTGACCGCGGCCTTCGGGTGCGTGCTCTTCGGGCTGCCGCTGACGCATCTGTGGGTGCTGGCCGCGGTGATCCCGCTCTCGGGAGCCGCGCTCGCCGGGCTGGGGGCCGCGCTGGGGCTGCTCGCGCCGCGGGCCGAGTTGGCCACGCTCCTCGGCCAGCTGGGCATGTCGGCGGCACTGCTGCTGGGCGTGCTGCCGGCGGAGCGGATGCCGGAGGCGGTACGCCTGGTCCGGGACCTGCTGCCGTCGACGTACGGCGTCGAGGCCCTCGCACGGACCTTCGCGCCGCATCCCGACTGGGCCCTGGTCCTGGGCGACCTCGCGGTGTGCGGGGTGGTCGGTGTGCTCTCGCTGGCCGTGGCGACCTGGGCGTACCGCAGGGCCGCTGTCCGGTGACGCGCCGCGCAGCCGGGCCTGGCACGATGTCAGGGTGAGCGCACCTCTGACACCACCACCGCCTCCGCACGGCCGTTCTCCGCACGGCGGGTGGCAGCCCCCGTCCGCCGGCCAGGCGGCCGCCGCCTCCGCGGACGGGTCCGCCGGTCACGGCCGTACCGGGCCCGCCGGACACGCCGGATTCGCCGTGCCCGCCGGATTCGCCGGGCACGGTGGCCAGGGTGACCACGCCGGCTACGGCTGGTACGAACAGGACGGCCCCGGGATGAGGACGGAACTGCGCGAGGCCGCCGTGACCGCGGTGGCGGTGGCGCTCGGCGGGGTGCTGCTCGGCGTGCTGTGGTGGTGGCTGGCGCCACGCGTGCCGCTGACGGGCGATGTCGTGGGCGACAACTGGGTCGTCTACCTCAAGGACACCGAGGGCGAGCAGGCCATCGGGGTGGACGGGACGTTCACGCTGCTCGCCCTGGGGCTCGGTGCGGTGAGCGCGCTCGCCGTGTTCCTCGTGCGGCGGCGCGGGGGCGTGCCGCTGGTGGTGGCGCTCGGGGTCGGCGGGCTGCTCGGCTCGTTGCTGGCGTGGCGGCTCGGGGTGTGGCTCGGGCCCGCGCAGGACGTCGTCGCCCACGCGAAGCAGGTGGGCGCAGGGGTGACCTTCGAGGCGCCGCTGAAGCTGAGCGCCAAAGGAGCGCTGCTGGCCTGGCCGTTCGCCGGGCTGGTCGTCCACCTGGGCCTGACCGCGCTCTTCGGCCCCCGCGACCCCGACCCCTTCCCGCCGGCGGACCTCTCCGTACCGCAGCGGCCGGACGGCGGGGCCCCGGGAGCGTAGCTCCCCGGCGGGGCGTGCGGGGGCCCGGTTCAGGCGGGACCGCCTGCCGTGGTTCGCGCGGCCCTTCCTGGTGCGCCACTTGCGTTTGCGGGTCCTCCCCGACAAGCCCCGACAAGTCCCGACGTGCCTCTTCTCATCAGCGGAAGAAGCGGGGCCCGTCGAGGGTTCAGACACGCCCGATCGGGGCGAGCACCGCCGCGGTCAGCTCGGCCAGGTCGCCCGGGGCGAGCTCGACCTCCAGGCCGCGGCGGCCGGCCGAGACACAGATCGTCTCGTGCAGGCCGGCCGATTCGTCCAGCACCGTCCGGAGCCTCTTGCGCTGGCCCAGGGGCGAGATGCCGCCGCGGACGTAGCCCGTGGTGCGTTCCGCGAGGGCGGGGTCGGCCATCGCGGCACGCTTGCCGCCCACCGCCGCCGCCAGGCCCTTCAGGTCCAGCTGCCCCGCCACCGGGACCACCGCCACCGTCAGCACGCCGTCGACGTCCGCCACCAGCGTCTTGAAGACGCGGTCCGGGGAGACGCCCATCGCCTCGGCCGCCTCCTCGCCGTAGGACGGGTGCGCCGGGTCGTGGTCGTAGGAGTGGACCGTGAACGGCACCCCGGCCGCGGTGAGCGCCACCGTCGCGGGCGTTCCGCCCGGCTGCTGCTTCTTGGACTTCCTGGCCATTCCCGCCCCTGCCGCCGCTGCCGCTGTCCTTGCCGCTGTTCCTGCCGCCTCAGTTGAGATTCGTCGGTCCGCGGGTCAGGTCGGACGCGGGCAACGACGGCAGGTGGCGGATGACGGCCGTCTCCGTGCGAAGGAGCCGCAGCTCGTCGCGGAGCCGGGACGCGGTGTCCGGTGCCTGGAGCAGACGCTGCTTGGTCGGCGTGTCGAGCATCATCGCGGCGGCGACCAGGTACGACACCACCCCCGGCTCGTCCGGCAGTTCCGCGCCGGTCGTCAGCGACCGTTCCCGCGCCCCCGCCAGCCGCTTCTGGTACTGGCGGAACGCCCGCAGCACCCCCTCCGCGAGCGCCCCCGCCTCCTCGCCGGGCTCCTCGGCCAGCGGTTCCAGCTCGGCCGTCAGGAACGGTCCGGAAGCGTCGACCGACAGGAGGCGCATCCGGGTCGTCCCCGTCGCCAGCACCTCGAAGGTGCCGTCGGACCGCTCCCGGATCGTGGCCGCGTCGGCCACACAGCCCACCTTGTGGAAGGCCCGCAGCGGGTCCGGTCCGAAGCCCGCCGCCGGGCCCTGTTCGGGCACGGACGTGGGGTCCGGCATGCCGGGGGCGCTCGGGGCGAGCTCGTGGCCGTCGCGGATCGCCACGACGACGAACCGGCGCGGCTCGTCCTCGGGGGTCTTCAGAAGCTCGCGCATCATGGCGCGATAGCGCTCCTCGAAGACGTTGAGCGGAAGCACGAGCCCCGGGAACAGTACCGAGTTCAGGGGGAAGAGCGGGAGCCGGACGGTGGTCACGACGCAAAAGCCTAATGGTCGCCGAAGCGGAACCGACCGCCACGTTCACTCCGTGGATGGTCGAAGCCCGTGGCGAAGGCGGCGGCGGGACCGGCGGCCACCGCCGCGTACACGCTCCGGCGCACCTCCAGGAACCGGCCGAGGGGATCGTCCGTGTCCCGGTCCCAGGGCGAGGAGGTGGCGTACGGGCCGGTGAGACGCAGTTGCTCCAGGGCCTTCGGCCGTTGCTCCAGGCGCAGGAGGACGTAGACCAGCAGGTTGCGCAGCTCGGCCGGCCGGGGGTGGGCCGCCGGAAGCCGGGCGGACAGGGACGCGGCGCGGTCGGCCGCCGCTTCGAGCCGGGCGCGCGGCACCTCGGGACCGCAGCCGTCGGTGAGGTAACCGAAGGCCGCCCACAGCGGCAGCGCCTGCGTGAGCGAGCCCTCCGGAGCGTCCTGCGCGGCCTGGTCGGCGAAGTCGAAGCACTCGTGGTGCGCACCGTGCCAGGAGGAGGCCAGGTAGCGCAGGGCCGCCACATGGCAGCCGTAGTGGTGCGGGGCGCGGCGGACCGCCGCCTTCCACAGTTCCTGGAAGTACCGGTGCCCGGCGTGTGCGCCGCGGGCGTGGTCCAGGGCGAGCCGCCACGGCACGGGGTCGCGGTGGTCGGCCCGGGCGGCTGCCGTGATCAGCGGGCTCACCTCGCGCAGCGCCTCGGCG contains these protein-coding regions:
- a CDS encoding thioredoxin domain-containing protein → MSKRNSQSAKTAARERLRVEREREAKKAKVKRQLIVAGSIVGVLAIAGGAGYLIVQANQPSAWEAAEDAKLVKPANSSGENGTTVVVGKADAKKTLELYEDPRCPICATFEQGVGETIQKDVADGKYKVQFIGASFLDRNLTGEGSKNALSAMGAALNVSPEAFLAYKAALYSAEFHPAESQDTFKDDSYLIKVANSVEELKDNKKFQTAVENGTYDRWALEMSKKFDDSDVKGTPTLMMDGKKLTGADGQNAPMTAPEFTAAIDKALKA
- the dnaE gene encoding DNA polymerase III subunit alpha is translated as MPKSPFTHLHVHTQYSLLDGAARLTDMFNACNEMGMSHIAMSDHGNLHGAYDFFHSAQKAGVTPIIGIEAYVAPESRRTKRKVQWGQPHQKRDDVSGSGGYTHKTIWAVDSTGLHNLFRLSSDAYAEGWLQKWPRMDKESIAQWSTGLVASTGCPSGEVQTRLRLGHFDEAVKAAAEYQDIFGKDRYFLELMDHGIDIEHRVRDGLLEIGKKLGIPPLVTNDSHYTYAHEATAHDALLCIQTGKNLSDPDRFRFDGTGYYLKSTEEMYAIDSSDAWQQGCDNTRLIAEMVDTTGMFEKRDLMPKFDIPEGYTEVSWFREETLRGMHRRFPGGIPDDRMKQVEYEMDTIISMGFPGYFLVVADFIMWAKKQGIAVGPGRGSAAGSIVAYALGITDLDPIPHGLIFERFLNPERVSMPDVDIDFDERRRVEVIRYVTEKYGADKVAMIGTYGKIKAKNAIKDSARVLGYPYAMGDRLTKAMPADVLGKGIDLDGITNPSHPRYNEAGEIRSMYENEPDVKKVIDTAKGVEGLVRQMGVHAAGVIMSSEPIVDHAPLWTRHTDGVTITQWDYPQCESLGLLKMDFLGLRNLTIMDDAIKMVKANKGIDLEMLALPLDDPKTFELLCRGDTLGVFQFDGGPMRSLLRQMQPDNFEDISAVSALYRPGPMGMNSHINYAERKNGRQEITPIHKELEEPLQEVLSVTYGLIVYQEQVQKAAQIIAGYSLGEADILRRVMGKKKPEELAKNFVLFQAGARKNNYSDEAIQALWDVLVPFAGYAFNKAHSAAYGLVSYWTGYLKANYPAEYMAALLTSVKDDKDKSAVYLNECRRMGIKVLPPNVNESESNFAAQGDEVILFGLSAVRNVGTNVVESIIKSRKAKGKYASFPDYLDKVEAVVCNKRTTESLIKAGAFDSMGHTRKGLTAHYEPMIDNVVAVKRKEAEGQFDLFGGMGEQETSEPGFGLDITFTDDEWDKTYLLAQEREMLGLYVSDHPLFGLEHVLSDKADAGISQLTGGDFGDGAVVTIGGIISGLQRKMTKQGNAWAIATVEDLAGSLECMFFPATYQLVSTQLVEDAVVFVKGRLDKREDVPRLVAMELQVPDLSNAGTNAPVVLTIPATRVTPPMVSRLGEILGHHKGDSEVRIRLQGPTKTTVLRLDRHRVKPDPALFGDLKVLLGPSCLAG
- a CDS encoding DUF2252 domain-containing protein, which translates into the protein MSVPQLDDEHRGEEILAVLDTAFGELLAADPAAFRVKFRKMAASAFAFYRGTACLFYHDQNAEKRGGPYLDERTSRVWIHGDLHAENFGTYMDSNGRLVFNVNDFDEAYVGPFTWDLKRFAASMALIGYAKALSDEQITELVRIYTAAYRERVHALATGAKSDEVPPFTLDTAQGPLLDALRDARSLTRFGLLDSMTVIRDFERRFASGGGAVELDAATRYKVLAAFDGYLETLPDASLARPDSYRVKDVVGRRGIGIGSAGLPSYNILLEGHSDALENDVVIYIKQAQTPAVSRHITDQAIRDYFRHEGHRTVISQRALQAHADPWLGWTELDGAGQLVAEVSPYAVDLDWGDIDEPEEMAQVVADLGRATATMHAAADDTSGESLVPFSTERAIDAAIAADEDGLEPLLVDFAHTYGARARRDHQIFLDLFRNGRIPGL